Proteins found in one Syntrophales bacterium genomic segment:
- the carB gene encoding carbamoyl-phosphate synthase large subunit, with protein sequence MPKRSDIDKVLIIGSGPIVIGQACEFDYSGTQACKALRKLGYKIVLVNSNPATIMTDPGMADVTYIEPLNLQSLTEIIENERPDAVLPNLGGQTGLNLTSELYKAGVLEKYGVKVIGVQVDAIERGEDRIAFKETMNRLGIDMPKSEPAYNVEDAEKIALALGYPVVIRPAYTMGGTGGGLVYNVEELRLIASRGISASLVGQILVEESVLGWEELELEVVRDSKNQKITVCFIENVDAMGVHTGDSYCTAPMLTISQELQTRLQKYSYDIVDAIEVIGGTNVQFAHDPKTDRVVVIEINPRTSRSSALASKATGFPIALISSFLAGGLTLDEIPYWREGTLDKYIPWGDYVVVKFSRWDFEKFPGAIDKLGTQMRAVGEVMSIGKNYKEAFQKAIRSLEKGRAGLGFVKDFNKKSVDDLLEMLSEPSSERQFILYEAIRKGAGLEELNRRTHIKGWFLEQMKELVETEEEILAYKGKVMPDELLKRAKQEGFSDRYLAQILGVPEDEIRRGRTALGVVECWDAVPVSGVENASYYYSTYNAPDRVSASKNKKKIMVLGGGPNRIGQGIEFDYCCVHAAFTLRDEGYESIMVNCNPETVSTDYDTSDKLYFEPLTVEDVLAIYEKEKPEGVIVQFGGQTPLNLARQLSQAGVRVIGTSPDTIDLAEDRDLFKKMMEKLGIPMPASGMASNFTEAIGIAERVGYPLMVRPSYVLGGRGMEVVHDEEMLKRYVEAAVGVTPERPILIDKFLENAIECEADAICDGTDAFVPAIMEHIELAGIHSGDSACVIPPISISARHQETIRDYTKRIAIELGVVGLMNIQYAIAGEMVYILEANPRASRTVPLVSKVCNISMARIATQVMLGQKLADLQIKQSSFSHFGVKESVFPFNMFQEVDPILGPEMRSTGEVLGLADSFGLAFYKAEEAAQQVLPREGTVLITVNDQDKGGALEVARAFGQMGFAILATGGTQEFLAANNVPAQSILKAHEGRPNIVDAIKNGEIDLVINTPAGRLSQTDDSYIRKAAIKYKVPYITTIAAAVAAAKGIAAFRQGHGRAKSLQDYHRDIH encoded by the coding sequence ATGCCCAAAAGAAGCGACATTGATAAAGTTCTGATTATTGGTTCGGGTCCGATCGTTATCGGTCAGGCCTGCGAGTTCGATTACTCGGGGACACAGGCCTGTAAAGCCCTGCGCAAATTGGGGTACAAGATCGTGCTGGTCAATTCCAATCCGGCGACCATCATGACCGATCCCGGCATGGCTGATGTTACCTACATCGAGCCGCTTAACCTGCAATCCTTGACGGAGATTATTGAAAATGAGCGCCCCGATGCGGTGCTTCCCAATTTGGGAGGGCAAACCGGCCTCAATTTGACGTCGGAGCTCTACAAGGCAGGGGTGCTGGAAAAATACGGCGTCAAGGTGATCGGCGTGCAGGTAGATGCCATCGAACGAGGTGAGGATCGGATCGCCTTTAAAGAGACGATGAACCGGCTTGGGATAGACATGCCGAAAAGCGAACCGGCTTACAATGTCGAAGATGCGGAGAAGATTGCCCTCGCTCTCGGCTACCCGGTTGTGATCCGTCCCGCCTATACGATGGGCGGCACCGGCGGCGGCCTTGTCTATAATGTGGAGGAGCTCCGCCTTATTGCGAGCCGGGGAATCTCCGCGAGTCTCGTCGGCCAGATACTTGTCGAAGAGTCCGTCCTCGGCTGGGAGGAACTGGAGCTGGAGGTGGTGCGGGACTCAAAAAACCAGAAGATTACCGTCTGCTTCATCGAAAATGTGGACGCGATGGGTGTACATACGGGCGATTCCTACTGCACCGCGCCGATGCTCACCATTAGTCAGGAACTCCAGACCCGCCTTCAGAAATATTCGTACGATATCGTGGATGCGATCGAGGTGATCGGCGGGACGAATGTCCAGTTTGCCCACGATCCGAAAACGGATCGGGTCGTTGTCATTGAAATCAACCCCCGCACCTCCCGCTCCTCCGCCCTGGCTTCGAAAGCTACCGGCTTCCCGATCGCGCTTATTTCCTCGTTCCTGGCGGGAGGATTGACCCTTGACGAGATACCCTACTGGCGGGAGGGAACCCTCGACAAATACATACCGTGGGGAGATTATGTCGTCGTGAAGTTTTCCCGCTGGGATTTCGAGAAATTCCCCGGCGCGATCGACAAGCTCGGAACGCAGATGCGCGCCGTCGGCGAGGTGATGAGCATCGGCAAAAACTACAAGGAGGCCTTTCAGAAGGCGATTCGCTCCCTCGAAAAGGGGCGGGCGGGTCTCGGTTTTGTTAAGGATTTCAACAAAAAATCGGTTGACGACCTTCTCGAAATGCTCTCCGAGCCTTCCAGCGAGCGGCAGTTCATCCTCTATGAGGCCATCCGCAAAGGGGCCGGCCTTGAGGAACTGAACAGAAGGACTCATATCAAGGGCTGGTTTCTCGAACAGATGAAGGAACTGGTCGAGACGGAGGAGGAAATTCTCGCTTATAAAGGAAAGGTCATGCCGGACGAGCTTCTCAAAAGGGCCAAGCAGGAGGGGTTTTCCGACCGTTATCTTGCCCAGATTCTCGGGGTTCCGGAAGATGAAATTCGCCGCGGGAGGACAGCGCTGGGTGTTGTCGAGTGCTGGGACGCGGTCCCGGTAAGCGGGGTGGAAAACGCCTCCTATTACTACTCGACCTACAACGCCCCCGACCGGGTGAGCGCCAGCAAGAACAAAAAGAAGATCATGGTTCTGGGCGGAGGCCCCAACCGGATCGGACAGGGGATAGAATTCGACTACTGCTGCGTTCATGCGGCCTTCACGCTTAGGGACGAGGGATATGAGTCGATCATGGTCAACTGCAACCCGGAAACTGTTTCGACCGATTACGACACCTCCGACAAGCTCTACTTCGAGCCGCTGACGGTCGAGGATGTGCTGGCGATCTACGAAAAGGAAAAGCCGGAAGGGGTTATCGTCCAGTTCGGCGGTCAGACGCCGCTGAATCTGGCCCGGCAGCTCTCCCAGGCGGGGGTTCGCGTCATCGGCACCTCCCCCGATACGATCGACTTGGCCGAAGACCGTGATCTCTTCAAGAAAATGATGGAGAAGCTCGGCATTCCCATGCCGGCTTCGGGCATGGCGAGCAATTTCACCGAAGCGATAGGCATTGCCGAAAGGGTCGGCTATCCGCTGATGGTGAGACCGTCGTATGTCCTCGGCGGTCGCGGCATGGAGGTAGTTCATGACGAGGAGATGCTCAAGCGCTACGTCGAAGCGGCGGTCGGGGTGACCCCAGAGCGGCCGATTCTGATCGACAAATTTCTCGAAAACGCGATCGAGTGCGAGGCGGACGCGATCTGTGACGGGACGGACGCCTTTGTCCCGGCGATCATGGAGCACATAGAACTTGCCGGCATCCATTCGGGCGACTCCGCCTGCGTCATCCCGCCGATCAGCATTTCCGCACGTCACCAGGAGACGATCAGGGACTACACAAAACGCATTGCCATCGAACTGGGAGTGGTTGGCCTGATGAACATCCAGTACGCCATTGCCGGAGAGATGGTCTATATCCTCGAGGCTAATCCCCGCGCCTCGCGCACGGTTCCCCTTGTTTCGAAGGTTTGCAACATCTCGATGGCGAGAATCGCCACACAGGTGATGTTGGGGCAAAAGCTGGCGGATTTGCAGATCAAGCAGAGTTCGTTCTCTCATTTCGGGGTAAAGGAGTCGGTTTTCCCATTTAACATGTTCCAGGAGGTTGACCCGATTCTTGGACCGGAAATGCGCTCCACCGGCGAGGTCCTCGGTCTCGCGGATTCGTTCGGCCTGGCGTTTTACAAGGCAGAGGAGGCCGCCCAGCAGGTTCTCCCGCGGGAAGGCACGGTTCTCATCACGGTCAATGATCAGGACAAGGGAGGCGCCCTGGAAGTGGCCCGGGCCTTTGGGCAGATGGGTTTTGCGATCCTGGCGACCGGAGGGACACAGGAATTTCTCGCCGCCAACAACGTACCGGCGCAGTCAATCCTGAAAGCGCACGAGGGACGTCCGAATATCGTCGATGCAATCAAGAACGGGGAGATCGATCTGGTGATCAACACCCCGGCGGGAAGGCTGAGCCAGACGGATGACTCCTACATCCGCAAGGCGGCAATAAAGTATAAAGTCCCGTATATTACGACGATCGCCGCCGCCGTCGCCGCCGCGAAGGGCATCGCCGCTTTCCGTCAGGGACACGGCCGGGCGAAGTCCCTGCAGGATTACCATCGCGATATCCACTGA
- a CDS encoding transcriptional regulator has protein sequence MARKVLHIGIMPYQDYKKRSLAIARGEHHPRPDEPKVWFESVRSMAQVLSNENQLLLKTILERKPESLKELEEATGRSSSNLSRTLKTMARYGIVRMEKVRRNIRPVVEATDFTVQFGLYASSRPEQGTDAARF, from the coding sequence ATGGCCCGGAAAGTGCTCCACATCGGCATCATGCCCTATCAGGACTATAAGAAGCGGTCCTTGGCCATCGCCCGCGGTGAACACCATCCGCGGCCTGACGAACCCAAGGTGTGGTTTGAATCGGTGCGATCCATGGCGCAGGTCTTGAGCAACGAAAACCAGTTGCTGCTGAAGACCATCCTGGAACGGAAGCCCGAATCGCTCAAGGAGCTGGAAGAGGCGACAGGCAGGAGCAGCAGCAACCTCTCCCGGACGCTCAAGACGATGGCCCGCTACGGCATCGTGAGGATGGAAAAGGTGCGCCGCAACATCCGGCCGGTGGTCGAGGCGACGGACTTCACGGTTCAGTTCGGTTTGTACGCCTCTTCCCGCCCTGAACAGGGAACGGACGCCGCACGGTTTTAA
- a CDS encoding PAS domain S-box protein — translation MKDSSQANNKDLLEEMSALKQKIKELEQSESEGVRASKAARKSEAYFKAIIQNSSDIILILDKVGTITYASPSTERFLGYAPDELIGKRTLDLIVSDDKPRAIEDFSRALLTKEVPIHNVFRIMHKDGAEHILEGIGKNLLDDPIVAGFVMNVRDITDRKQMEDALRASEERYRTILENIEDGYFEVDIAGNLTFFNDAVCRMTGSTRAEMMGMNNRQYADKENSEILYRAFNKVFKTGEPSIGVGNEIIRKDGRKLHIESSISLIRNTSNQPIGFRGIMRNVTKRKQIEKEAAILSDIGRLIGSTLDIDEVYERVAAEVRKLIPFDRLTINLNDYDQNTVTVAYAFGSNVPGRRLGDSLPLQGSINEALAHTKTGILLHPTGADELAGQYPHIVSTFQAGINSFMSVPLIYRDELIGAIHFRSKTPNAYTENDLRLAERIGAQIAGAIANAQLFSDLKKAEKSLRESEVRFRGLVEQAAVGVAEIDMNTGQFLTVNRRLCEMVGRTQGEMMATTVMAITHPEDLHLHDEKRRMMLAGEIGHYSLEKRYLRKDGETVWVNITVSPLWKPGEIPGRNMIVVGDITDRKRMEEEIREMSLRDGLTELYNRRGFITLAEQQIRAANRGKRAVLVTFIDYDGLKRINDTLGHTEGDRALIDTADVLRRTFRESDIIARPGGDEFAVLSIDAAVMNLEDFSVRLQQHIAEFNARASRPYKLAMSWGTAVYDPESPLSLDELMSSADQRMYAQKKAKANQRM, via the coding sequence ATGAAGGATTCATCCCAGGCGAATAATAAAGACCTGTTGGAAGAGATGTCCGCCCTGAAACAGAAAATCAAGGAACTGGAACAATCGGAATCGGAAGGTGTGAGAGCCTCTAAGGCAGCTCGGAAGAGTGAGGCATATTTCAAGGCGATCATCCAGAACTCATCCGATATCATTCTCATATTGGATAAGGTTGGAACCATTACCTATGCGAGTCCCTCTACTGAGCGTTTTCTCGGCTACGCGCCGGACGAGTTGATCGGGAAAAGAACATTGGATCTGATTGTATCTGACGATAAGCCGAGGGCTATTGAGGATTTTAGCAGGGCATTACTGACAAAAGAAGTCCCCATCCATAACGTTTTCCGCATAATGCATAAAGACGGCGCCGAGCACATTCTGGAGGGGATCGGCAAGAATCTCCTTGATGATCCGATTGTTGCAGGCTTCGTGATGAATGTCCGCGACATCACCGATCGCAAGCAGATGGAAGATGCTTTGCGGGCGAGCGAGGAGCGATATCGCACGATTCTTGAAAACATCGAGGATGGCTACTTCGAAGTTGATATTGCCGGTAATTTGACTTTCTTTAACGACGCGGTTTGCCGAATGACCGGATCTACCCGCGCTGAAATGATGGGTATGAATAACCGTCAATATGCCGACAAGGAGAACAGTGAAATATTATATCGAGCCTTTAACAAAGTCTTCAAGACAGGGGAGCCCTCAATAGGAGTAGGTAATGAAATTATTAGAAAAGATGGAAGAAAACTACACATTGAGTCCTCTATATCTCTCATAAGAAATACATCCAATCAACCGATAGGGTTTCGCGGTATCATGCGAAACGTCACTAAACGGAAGCAGATTGAGAAAGAGGCGGCCATCCTTTCCGACATCGGCCGGCTGATCGGCTCCACGCTGGACATCGATGAGGTGTACGAGCGGGTCGCTGCCGAGGTCCGGAAACTTATCCCTTTTGACAGGCTCACTATCAACCTGAACGACTATGATCAGAATACCGTTACTGTCGCATACGCTTTCGGGTCAAATGTTCCCGGCCGAAGACTGGGAGATTCTTTACCTCTGCAGGGGTCGATAAATGAGGCGCTTGCACACACAAAGACCGGCATACTGCTCCATCCGACAGGCGCGGACGAACTGGCGGGACAATATCCTCATATCGTATCCACTTTTCAGGCGGGGATAAACTCGTTTATGAGTGTTCCCCTGATCTACCGGGACGAATTGATCGGCGCCATCCATTTCCGGTCGAAAACGCCGAATGCCTACACAGAGAACGATCTCCGCCTGGCGGAGAGGATCGGGGCGCAGATTGCCGGGGCGATCGCCAACGCGCAGTTGTTTTCCGATCTCAAAAAGGCGGAAAAATCATTGCGGGAGAGCGAGGTACGTTTCCGCGGCCTGGTGGAGCAGGCCGCGGTGGGCGTGGCCGAGATCGATATGAACACGGGCCAATTCCTGACGGTGAACCGGCGGCTTTGCGAAATGGTCGGCAGAACTCAGGGTGAAATGATGGCCACCACCGTTATGGCGATCACGCATCCGGAAGATCTTCATCTGCACGATGAAAAAAGACGAATGATGCTGGCCGGGGAGATCGGGCACTACAGCCTGGAGAAGCGCTACCTCCGGAAGGACGGGGAGACCGTCTGGGTGAACATCACGGTGTCGCCGCTCTGGAAGCCTGGGGAAATACCCGGGCGGAACATGATCGTAGTCGGGGACATCACGGACCGCAAGCGGATGGAGGAGGAGATCCGGGAGATGTCCCTCCGGGATGGGCTTACGGAACTCTACAACCGGCGGGGGTTCATCACCCTGGCGGAGCAGCAGATCAGGGCGGCCAACCGGGGCAAGAGGGCAGTGTTAGTCACCTTCATTGATTACGACGGCCTTAAACGGATCAACGACACCCTGGGTCATACAGAGGGGGACAGGGCACTGATCGATACGGCTGATGTGCTCCGCCGGACGTTTCGGGAATCGGACATCATCGCCCGCCCGGGCGGGGATGAATTCGCCGTCCTGTCCATCGATGCAGCGGTCATGAATCTTGAGGACTTTTCGGTACGTCTTCAACAGCATATTGCTGAATTCAATGCAAGGGCATCCCGGCCCTACAAGCTGGCGATGAGTTGGGGCACTGCCGTCTACGATCCCGAATCACCTCTGTCCCTGGATGAACTGATGTCCTCTGCCGATCAGCGGATGTACGCCCAGAAAAAAGCGAAAGCGAACCAGAGAATGTAA
- a CDS encoding ABC transporter permease, which yields MMHLIWFELIKTFTRWRTYIGFLAFGMIVPLVVIGLKLGGKLSFERHLLSLLQNDFVIGGNVLNGWFFGFFFMGALWVHVPILLTIVAGDQIAGEGNAGTFRFLLIHTVSRTRIITAKFIVTLIYTALMVLFIGGLTLGLSLWAFGSGDLLVIRRGILVIPESHLPAYFLMAYGLATLAMFVVSSLSFLFSAFTDNSIGPIIATMAVIIVSIIIISLPFELFQAIRPYLFLNYFDAWQKVFDDPIPWGVIRTNVIILAGFIIAFFLAAIVYFSRKDILS from the coding sequence ATGATGCATCTAATCTGGTTCGAACTGATCAAGACCTTTACCCGCTGGCGCACTTATATCGGGTTTTTGGCCTTCGGCATGATCGTCCCCCTGGTAGTGATAGGCCTGAAGCTGGGAGGAAAGCTTTCTTTTGAACGGCACCTGCTTTCCCTGCTGCAGAACGACTTCGTGATCGGCGGGAATGTCTTGAACGGCTGGTTTTTCGGCTTTTTCTTCATGGGCGCCCTCTGGGTGCATGTTCCGATCCTCCTGACCATAGTGGCCGGGGATCAGATCGCCGGCGAGGGAAATGCAGGAACCTTCCGCTTCCTTCTCATTCATACAGTTTCCAGAACCAGGATCATCACGGCCAAGTTCATCGTCACCCTCATCTATACGGCGCTTATGGTACTTTTCATCGGCGGCCTGACGCTCGGCCTTTCCCTTTGGGCCTTCGGCAGCGGCGATCTGCTGGTTATCCGCCGGGGAATCCTCGTTATCCCGGAATCCCATCTGCCCGCATATTTCCTGATGGCCTACGGTCTGGCCACACTGGCGATGTTCGTCGTCTCCTCCCTCAGCTTTCTATTTTCGGCGTTTACCGACAACTCCATCGGTCCGATCATTGCCACAATGGCGGTCATTATTGTCAGCATCATCATTATCAGCCTGCCCTTCGAGCTGTTCCAGGCGATCCGCCCCTATCTGTTCCTCAATTACTTCGATGCGTGGCAGAAGGTGTTCGATGATCCGATTCCCTGGGGCGTCATCCGCACCAATGTCATCATCCTGGCCGGCTTCATCATTGCTTTTTTCTTGGCGGCGATCGTCTATTTTTCCAGAAAGGACATTCTTTCGTAA
- a CDS encoding ABC transporter ATP-binding protein produces MSETVLRTIGLTKRYKNRLAVDHLNIEVQRGDVFGFLGPNGAGKSTTIRMILHLVFPAEGDVEIFGASLKKAGHKALAKVGAVVEKPAFYNHLSALRNMEILGGLQKPVSRRQIMKQLEQVGLADRADDPVKTYSHGMNQRLGLALILLNEPELVILDEPTTGLDPQGMKEVRELIQELARERGVTIFLSSHLLYEVELIATRMAIIHQGKLRVEGSVQDLLKKGPSYVLVKTDRPEEALQFLKTNAFGRSAAIQSDGINVELDLERIPELNRQLVNAGFNVNGLIPQRTLETYFLNLIEGREP; encoded by the coding sequence ATGTCCGAAACCGTACTGCGCACCATTGGGCTTACGAAGCGTTACAAAAACCGACTGGCAGTGGATCATCTGAACATCGAGGTTCAGAGGGGAGACGTGTTCGGTTTTCTCGGACCCAACGGCGCAGGTAAAAGCACCACCATCCGGATGATTCTGCATCTCGTCTTTCCTGCGGAAGGGGACGTGGAGATCTTCGGGGCGTCGCTCAAAAAGGCCGGCCACAAGGCCCTGGCGAAGGTAGGGGCGGTGGTCGAAAAGCCGGCGTTTTACAATCACCTCTCCGCTCTGCGCAACATGGAAATCCTGGGGGGACTCCAGAAGCCCGTTTCCCGCCGTCAGATCATGAAGCAGTTGGAGCAGGTTGGGTTGGCAGACCGGGCCGATGATCCGGTGAAAACCTATTCGCACGGGATGAACCAGCGCCTTGGCCTGGCCCTGATCCTTCTGAACGAACCAGAGTTGGTGATCCTTGATGAGCCGACGACCGGCCTCGATCCGCAAGGGATGAAGGAGGTACGTGAGCTTATCCAGGAGCTTGCCCGCGAGCGCGGGGTGACCATTTTTCTCTCCTCCCACCTTCTTTACGAGGTGGAGTTGATCGCAACCCGGATGGCGATCATACATCAAGGCAAGCTCCGCGTGGAGGGAAGCGTACAGGATCTCCTGAAAAAGGGGCCGTCTTATGTTTTGGTGAAGACGGACCGTCCCGAAGAGGCCCTGCAGTTTCTCAAAACAAATGCATTCGGCAGGTCCGCGGCAATCCAAAGCGACGGCATCAACGTGGAGCTCGATCTGGAGCGTATTCCGGAGCTCAACAGGCAACTGGTCAATGCCGGCTTCAACGTGAACGGCCTCATTCCCCAAAGGACACTGGAAACCTATTTTCTGAACCTGATCGAAGGGCGCGAGCCGTGA
- a CDS encoding DEAD/DEAH box helicase: protein MNFEQFSLDPHLLSAIRAEGYTSPTPIQEKAMPPVLAGRDVLGLAQTGTGKTAAFVLPILQRLIAEQCLVERARPTHERDKAPGTKRHIRALIVAPTRELAEQIHQATISLGRNTSVKSATIYGGVSKGPQLITLRRGVDIVIACPGRLLDHLGEGNIDLGHVEVLVLDEADRMCDMGFLPDIKRIIRSLPAKRQTLFFSATMPDDIRSLADGILSNPISVQIGMIAPAKTVTHALYPAPDGRKTDLLLAMLQQTPTGRVLIFTRTKHRARNLASSLEKSNYRVSALQGNMTQNRRQDAINGFKGGKYDILVATDIAARGIDVSEISHVINFDMPDTVDAYTHRIGRTGRALQTGEAFTFSSPADEIIIRQIEQVLGARIERRRLPDFDYGNQVQESAFISTRPQQPRPQVRRLNTGAARPAQGQAAPRTRPAYVAQRRGGDPAGARTSRSQTTPQRRKALPSSAAVRRAW, encoded by the coding sequence GTGAATTTTGAACAGTTTTCTTTAGATCCGCATCTTTTGTCCGCCATCAGGGCGGAAGGCTACACGTCGCCTACCCCGATCCAGGAGAAGGCGATGCCCCCCGTTCTGGCCGGCAGGGACGTTCTGGGACTGGCGCAGACCGGCACCGGTAAAACCGCCGCCTTCGTGCTGCCCATCCTCCAGCGCCTAATTGCAGAACAGTGCTTAGTTGAAAGGGCCCGTCCCACTCATGAAAGGGACAAAGCCCCGGGAACGAAGCGTCATATCCGCGCCCTCATCGTCGCGCCGACCCGGGAGCTGGCCGAACAGATCCATCAGGCGACGATTTCCCTGGGGCGCAATACCAGCGTGAAGAGCGCCACCATCTACGGCGGGGTGAGCAAGGGACCACAGCTTATTACCCTGCGACGCGGCGTGGATATTGTCATAGCCTGTCCGGGAAGGCTCCTCGACCACCTTGGCGAGGGCAATATCGATCTCGGCCATGTCGAGGTGCTGGTGCTCGACGAGGCGGATCGCATGTGCGACATGGGTTTTTTGCCCGATATCAAGCGCATAATCCGCTCTCTTCCGGCAAAGCGTCAGACGCTCTTTTTTTCCGCGACAATGCCCGATGACATCCGCTCCCTGGCGGATGGGATTTTGAGCAATCCGATCAGCGTGCAGATCGGCATGATCGCCCCGGCCAAGACCGTCACCCATGCCCTCTATCCGGCGCCGGACGGTCGCAAAACGGATCTGCTTTTGGCGATGCTGCAGCAGACGCCGACCGGGCGCGTTCTGATCTTTACCCGCACCAAACACCGTGCCCGCAACCTGGCCAGCAGCCTGGAAAAGAGCAATTACCGCGTTTCGGCCCTCCAGGGAAATATGACGCAGAATCGCCGTCAGGATGCGATCAACGGGTTCAAGGGGGGCAAGTACGACATCCTCGTTGCCACCGACATCGCCGCGCGCGGCATTGACGTTTCGGAGATCTCGCATGTAATCAACTTCGACATGCCCGATACGGTGGACGCCTACACCCACCGGATAGGCAGGACGGGACGGGCCCTGCAGACCGGCGAGGCCTTCACCTTTTCCTCTCCCGCGGACGAGATTATTATCCGGCAGATCGAGCAGGTTCTGGGCGCCCGGATCGAACGCCGCCGCCTTCCCGATTTTGACTACGGAAATCAGGTGCAGGAAAGCGCCTTTATTTCCACGCGCCCCCAGCAGCCCAGGCCGCAGGTAAGACGTTTGAATACGGGTGCGGCACGCCCTGCCCAGGGACAGGCCGCTCCCAGAACCAGGCCGGCTTATGTGGCCCAGAGGCGGGGCGGCGATCCAGCGGGCGCTCGGACTTCCCGCAGTCAAACCACCCCCCAGCGTCGCAAAGCGCTTCCCTCGTCTGCGGCGGTGCGCCGCGCCTGGTAA
- a CDS encoding MaoC family dehydratase has product MTVEKGQTFTGSEKVDRYRSIYYAGASGDFNPIHIDPEFGKMVGLGGSILQGLCTLAFAAKVVTDWTGDPGRLKKIKCRFSAPVMMEDTISVEGAVTGVQAGRAKLSIQVVNQNGSEVLQKVEAEIDA; this is encoded by the coding sequence ATGACAGTTGAAAAAGGACAAACATTCACCGGCAGCGAGAAGGTCGATAGATACCGGTCAATATACTACGCCGGCGCCTCGGGCGATTTCAACCCGATCCATATCGATCCCGAGTTTGGAAAGATGGTGGGGCTGGGAGGGTCGATTCTCCAAGGCCTATGCACGCTGGCCTTCGCGGCGAAAGTCGTTACCGATTGGACCGGCGACCCTGGCCGGCTGAAAAAAATAAAGTGCCGCTTCAGCGCCCCGGTCATGATGGAAGATACGATTTCCGTTGAGGGAGCCGTGACAGGCGTGCAGGCGGGCCGCGCTAAGCTTTCCATCCAGGTCGTAAACCAGAACGGGTCGGAAGTGCTCCAGAAAGTCGAAGCCGAGATCGATGCGTAA
- a CDS encoding MaoC family dehydratase N-terminal domain-containing protein — MSIDTKFIGKTYPAYTYEVGKEKIKEYAKAIKNLDPHYLDDDFAKKSKYGAIIAPPTFAVVIGAYLIEPVFLDKDLNLNMPMIVHGEQELEFLEVIKAGDCITSSARIVAIKNKEKLDVIAIEVKSTNQRGQEVCRGIYTFVARH; from the coding sequence ATGTCAATAGATACCAAATTCATCGGCAAAACATATCCGGCTTACACATACGAGGTGGGAAAGGAAAAAATCAAGGAGTACGCCAAGGCGATCAAGAATCTCGATCCCCATTATCTCGATGACGATTTCGCCAAAAAATCCAAATACGGCGCGATTATCGCGCCTCCCACCTTCGCGGTTGTCATTGGCGCGTACCTGATCGAGCCCGTTTTCCTGGACAAGGATCTGAACCTGAACATGCCGATGATCGTCCACGGCGAGCAGGAGCTGGAATTTCTGGAGGTTATCAAGGCGGGCGATTGCATCACCAGCAGCGCCAGGATTGTCGCCATCAAAAACAAGGAAAAGCTGGATGTCATTGCGATCGAGGTCAAATCAACAAACCAGCGCGGCCAAGAGGTATGCCGGGGGATATATACCTTTGTCGCCAGGCACTAA